In one Cyclopterus lumpus isolate fCycLum1 chromosome 24, fCycLum1.pri, whole genome shotgun sequence genomic region, the following are encoded:
- the hey2 gene encoding hairy/enhancer-of-split related with YRPW motif protein 2, which yields MKRPCEASSSAQSEGEQTIDPGSESVYPGHMKASFLRCGSPTTTSQVVARKRRRGIIEKRRRDRINSSLVDLRRLVPSAFEKQGSAKLEKAEILQMTVDHLKVLQATGGKGYFDAHALALDFLSLGFRECVTEVSCYLSAMEGLDSGDPLRSRLLSHLASCSSQRDVAALTVTSHFPLYHQHHPLPHPFHPHPWAAFGPPPAGAASYGLRSLSVPSDPGEGGAPQRRVELSQSSVASSQADSTSSSLVLPCASLLSLSPSFPVTLHGGFPILPSSPFTSTAATTSPPISSSSSSSSSSSSQTPHSSSKPYRPWGTEVGAF from the exons ATGAAGCGGCCGTGCGAGGCCAGCAGCTCGGCGCAGAGCGAGGGGGAGCAGACCATCGACCCGGGCAGCGAGAGCGTCTATCCGGG GCACATGAAGGCGTCCTTCCTCAGATGTGGATCACCGACCACGACCTCTCAAGTGGTGGCGAGGAAAAGGCGCAGAGgg attattGAGAAGCGGCGCAGAGACCGAATCAACAGCAGCCTGGTGGACTTACGGAGACTCGTCCCCTCGGCCTTCGAGAAGCAG GGTTCAGCTAAACTGGAGAAGGCCGAGATCCTGCAGATGACTGTGGACCATCTGAAGGTGCTGCAGGCCACCGGAGGGAAAG gttacTTTGACGCCCACGCTCTGGCCctggacttcctgtctctgggCTTCAGGGAGTGCGTGACGGAGGTTTCCTGCTACCTGAGCGCCATGGAGGGCCTGGACTCCGGCGACCCTCTgcgctcccgcctcctctcccaTCTCGCCTCCTGCTCTTCGCAGCGCGATGTCGCCGCTCTCACCGTGACCTCCCATTTCCCACTctaccaccagcaccacccTTTACCCCACCCCTTCCACCCCCACCCCTGGGCGGCGTTTGGACCTCCGCCAGCCGGTGCAGCGTCGTACGGACTGCGCTCGCTGTCCGTGCCCTCTGACCCCGGAGAAGGTGGAGCACCCCAGAGGCGGGTGGAGTTGTCCCAGAGCAGCGTCGCCTCGTCCCAAGCggactccacctcctcgtctcTCGTGCTCCCCTgcgcctccctcctctccctctcgccGTCGTTTCCCGTCACCCTCCACGGAGGCTTCCccatcctcccttcctcccctttcacctccaccgccgccaccaccaGTCCTCcaatctcctcctcttcctcctcctcctcctcctcgtcctcccagACTCCTCAC